One region of Pseudomonas sp. ABC1 genomic DNA includes:
- a CDS encoding ABC transporter permease, with product MSTAQPPSLSTPTGAARWLPQVLPWLLPVGLFVLWSLASRFGWMSEQILPAPSLVWQTLLEFGAGELWEHLGISLQRLAWGLLGGVASGILLGALLGASPRAERLVWPTFASLAQVPTLAWIPLFMLFFGIGEALKLVVLIKAIIVPITVHTLVGVRDAQPRLREAAAVLRLPLHLRLWRLTIPAALPSFMAGLRLALATGWSALLAVELLASSEGIGYLMVWGRQLFMLDIVFVCILVIGLIGIGMDKGIALLDHRLIHWPHPPTAEFRRGSTTRGWQRLQSLLLPLALLALWQLACERHWVDANILVTPLAVLQATWQGLLDATLIDAMLRSLGRAVGGLLLGGSLGILLGLLLGLWQPAERLFGPTFSVLRHVAIFAWVPLLTAWFGLGEPAKLVFVGLATFFPLLIATQRGIANLSPQLDEAARVLRLNPLLRLRKLILPGAAPAIFAGLRLALIFAWLGTIGAEYFMPSNGGIGSLMISAQQLFRMDQVMAGMLLVGITGALLNALGQQLETRATRWRHA from the coding sequence ATGTCCACCGCCCAGCCCCCATCCCTGTCCACGCCAACCGGCGCCGCGCGCTGGCTGCCACAGGTACTGCCCTGGCTGCTGCCGGTGGGGCTGTTCGTCCTGTGGTCACTGGCCAGCCGCTTCGGCTGGATGAGCGAGCAGATTCTCCCCGCGCCGTCACTGGTCTGGCAGACCCTGCTGGAGTTCGGTGCGGGCGAGCTCTGGGAACACCTGGGCATCAGCCTGCAACGACTCGCCTGGGGGCTGCTCGGCGGGGTCGCCAGCGGCATCCTGCTCGGTGCACTGCTCGGCGCCAGCCCACGTGCCGAACGCCTGGTCTGGCCAACCTTCGCCAGCCTGGCGCAGGTACCGACGCTGGCCTGGATTCCCTTGTTCATGCTGTTCTTCGGCATCGGCGAAGCCCTGAAGCTGGTGGTGCTGATCAAGGCCATCATCGTCCCCATCACGGTGCACACGCTGGTCGGCGTGCGCGATGCCCAACCGCGCCTGCGCGAAGCCGCCGCCGTGCTACGACTGCCCCTGCACCTGCGGCTCTGGCGCCTGACCATCCCGGCGGCCTTGCCCTCGTTCATGGCCGGCCTGCGCCTGGCGCTGGCCACCGGCTGGTCGGCGCTGCTGGCAGTGGAACTGCTGGCCTCCAGCGAAGGCATCGGCTACCTGATGGTCTGGGGCCGACAGCTGTTCATGCTGGACATCGTCTTCGTCTGCATCCTGGTCATCGGCCTGATCGGCATCGGCATGGACAAGGGCATCGCCCTCCTCGACCACCGCCTGATCCACTGGCCCCACCCGCCCACCGCGGAGTTTCGCCGTGGCAGTACGACCCGTGGCTGGCAGCGCCTGCAATCGCTGCTGCTACCGTTGGCGCTGCTGGCACTCTGGCAACTGGCCTGTGAACGGCACTGGGTCGACGCCAATATCCTCGTCACACCGCTGGCCGTATTGCAGGCCACCTGGCAAGGACTGCTCGACGCCACCCTGATCGATGCCATGCTGCGCAGCCTCGGACGCGCCGTCGGTGGCCTGCTGCTCGGCGGCAGCCTGGGCATCCTGCTGGGCCTGCTGCTCGGGCTGTGGCAGCCCGCCGAACGGCTGTTCGGCCCCACCTTCAGCGTCTTGCGGCATGTGGCGATCTTCGCCTGGGTGCCGCTGCTCACCGCCTGGTTCGGCCTCGGCGAACCGGCCAAACTGGTGTTCGTCGGCCTGGCGACCTTCTTCCCATTGCTCATCGCCACCCAGCGCGGCATCGCCAACCTGTCGCCACAACTCGACGAAGCCGCCCGCGTGCTGCGCCTGAACCCACTGCTGCGACTGCGCAAGCTGATCCTGCCAGGCGCCGCGCCGGCGATCTTCGCCGGCCTGCGCCTGGCACTGATCTTCGCCTGGCTCGGCACCATCGGTGCCGAATACTTCATGCCATCCAACGGCGGCATCGGCAGCCTGATGATCAGTGCCCAGCAACTCTTCCGCATGGACCAGGTGATGGCCGGCATGCTGCTGGTGGGCATCACCGGCGCCCTGCTCAACGCCCTCGGACAACAGCTCGAAACACGCGCCACGCGCTGGAGACACGCATGA
- a CDS encoding ABC transporter substrate-binding protein, producing MKRLSRFLLEKILPAALGLGVYATAQASDVTGQRRWPEEIRIAVPDLSAGSEHSGGGVVDVLRSQRIFEEAFAAEGVKVRWLFFKGAGPVINEAFANGQVDLAYLGDFAAIIGKASGLDTRLLSATARNIQHYLGVPSGSPIGSLQDLRGKRVAVFKGTANQLSFAQALASQGLGERDVKSVSLDFNAATAALAARQIDAAWGSTNLLALQLRGLAELPVSTRDLGGAGDLQGVLVGRGEFVERYPQLIQRLLSVQQKASDWLRQAQHRQDYIDLVAGLSGYPRALLERDLQAQDFSVIFDPRLDAGFLDRLQNSVDFAAQQRLIRKDFDVREWLADSPVQAASSAPPLVVDLGLLAGAFAH from the coding sequence ATGAAACGCCTCTCCCGATTCCTGCTTGAGAAGATCCTGCCCGCCGCCCTCGGGCTGGGTGTCTATGCCACCGCACAGGCCAGCGACGTTACAGGCCAGCGACGTTGGCCCGAGGAAATCCGTATCGCCGTGCCGGACCTGAGCGCCGGTAGCGAGCACAGTGGCGGCGGTGTCGTCGACGTATTGCGCAGCCAGCGTATCTTCGAGGAGGCGTTCGCCGCCGAGGGCGTCAAGGTGCGCTGGCTGTTCTTCAAGGGCGCGGGGCCGGTGATCAACGAAGCCTTCGCCAATGGCCAGGTCGACCTGGCCTACCTGGGCGATTTCGCCGCCATCATCGGCAAGGCCAGCGGCCTCGACACCCGTCTGCTGAGTGCCACGGCGCGCAATATCCAGCACTACCTGGGCGTGCCCAGTGGGTCTCCGATCGGGTCGCTGCAAGACTTGCGCGGTAAACGGGTCGCGGTGTTCAAGGGCACCGCCAACCAGTTGTCATTCGCCCAGGCCCTGGCCAGCCAGGGGCTCGGGGAGCGTGACGTGAAGTCGGTCAGCCTGGATTTCAACGCGGCGACCGCCGCCCTGGCGGCGCGGCAGATCGACGCTGCCTGGGGCAGTACCAACCTGCTGGCGCTGCAACTGCGTGGTCTGGCCGAACTGCCCGTGAGCACCCGTGACCTCGGTGGCGCCGGCGATCTGCAGGGTGTGCTGGTCGGCCGGGGGGAATTCGTCGAGCGTTACCCGCAACTGATCCAGCGCCTGTTGAGCGTGCAGCAGAAGGCCAGCGATTGGCTGCGTCAGGCGCAGCATCGGCAGGATTACATCGACCTGGTGGCGGGGCTTTCCGGGTATCCCCGCGCGTTGCTGGAGCGAGACCTGCAGGCGCAGGACTTCTCGGTCATCTTCGATCCCCGGCTGGATGCCGGCTTTCTCGACCGTTTGCAGAACAGCGTCGATTTCGCCGCGCAGCAGCGCTTGATCCGCAAGGATTTCGATGTGCGTGAGTGGCTGGCTGACAGCCCGGTGCAGGCGGCCAGCAGCGCGCCGCCGCTGGTGGTCGACCTTGGGTTGCTGGCAGGTGCCTTTGCCCACTGA
- a CDS encoding LysR family transcriptional regulator, with protein MDLKQLRYLLALNEHRSFVRGADAMNITQPAFSRSIQNLEQELGCQLVDRRQKELPPTPEGQVVLQHARLLVQGARNLVNEVTQLKRLDAGELHFGCGPAPLQSLVPDAVAAFSTAHPGILVRLQVDNWERLGRSLIREELEFAVADSRHFSNDPTFNIQPLKRRDGVFFCRAGHPLLSKESLSTNDLFAYPLATPLLPPATRKQLASLSGLVDFSSTVQCEDQAALVRIVRQTDMLGIAGEEGIREHLQQGLLQALTFRNMPSNLETRGAHCAIISRNGYRLAPAAQEMITTLLRIDQTGTSPLIG; from the coding sequence ATGGATCTGAAACAGCTGCGCTACCTGCTGGCTCTGAACGAACACCGCAGTTTCGTGCGGGGCGCCGACGCCATGAACATCACGCAGCCGGCCTTCAGCCGCAGCATCCAGAACCTGGAACAGGAACTGGGCTGCCAGTTGGTGGATCGTCGCCAGAAGGAGCTGCCCCCTACGCCGGAAGGGCAAGTGGTGCTGCAACATGCGCGCTTGCTGGTGCAGGGAGCCCGCAATCTGGTCAACGAAGTGACCCAACTGAAACGCCTGGATGCCGGAGAACTGCACTTCGGCTGCGGCCCGGCGCCTTTGCAGAGCCTGGTGCCGGACGCGGTGGCCGCCTTCAGCACCGCGCACCCGGGCATCCTCGTCAGGCTGCAGGTGGACAACTGGGAGCGCCTGGGGCGCAGCCTGATACGCGAAGAGCTGGAGTTCGCCGTAGCCGACAGCCGTCATTTCAGCAATGACCCGACATTCAATATCCAGCCACTGAAGCGACGCGACGGGGTGTTCTTCTGCCGTGCCGGACACCCCTTGCTGAGCAAGGAAAGCCTGTCGACCAACGACCTGTTCGCCTATCCGCTGGCCACGCCGCTACTGCCGCCAGCGACCCGCAAGCAGTTGGCCAGCCTCAGTGGGCTGGTGGACTTCAGCAGTACGGTGCAATGCGAGGACCAGGCGGCCCTGGTGCGCATCGTGCGGCAGACCGACATGCTCGGCATCGCCGGCGAGGAAGGCATCCGCGAGCACTTGCAGCAGGGCCTGCTGCAGGCCCTGACCTTCCGCAACATGCCCAGCAACCTGGAAACCCGCGGCGCCCACTGCGCGATCATCAGCCGCAACGGCTACCGGCTGGCACCCGCCGCCCAGGAGATGATCACCACCTTGCTCAGGATCGACCAGACCGGCACCTCGCCACTGATCGGCTAG
- a CDS encoding TonB-dependent receptor — MPSDGTDALRLQVAKRSRYALASLLLSCPLALLADEAVRPSATLPRAEVDDTLATVTVSARRREENAQDVPTPITVLDGATLERQRVYKVQDLQQVLPSVNVAYIHARQSSVAVRGIGNNPASDGLEGSAGIYLDNIYLGRPGMAVFDLLDVEQLELLRGPQGTLFGKNTTAGVLNISTRKPTFTPERSLDVSGAEYGHFQAKGSVSGPLTETLAGRLSAYRTREDGYIDNRHDSRTFIGGEREGARGQLLFQPHEDFSLRWIADYNQENSGNGVWALYGVSERFRERAALIGAQSQYDIGKREVNIDSEQSVNVWQGGTSLEANWTLGSGHTLTSVTGYRYWHFIPRNDADLTEVPAIIHSGVEVHDRQFSQEIRLASPSGGAFDYVLGAYAFHQNLGNKTVTQYGPAADLFVLGSPTGIFNDVRTQTNGKIETDSLALFAQGTWHLSDRLDLTAGVRGTYEEKRARLHRFAPFGGASLPAGQEAIRQRQMGALDTGEFGLHNASPSGLLSLSYRFDDDLLGYASLAHGEKSGGINLSAPVAGLGSDSLVVGPERANDAELGFKSTLLERRLQLNANLFLTGIHGYQATTLAQVPGSLTAAQVLANAGSVRSRGVEFEASWLPLRGLVLNFNGSFNDVTYLSFKDAPCPSEISLQPNPPASCDLSGERVVGASKWIGNFNGQYQWQLDNGLQPYLGLGYSYRSKAVGTLDNSELSRIDGYGLLNLSAGVRADIGEGQADLSLWLKNATDEDYYLTSFAWTNGAYTASVGAPRTAGVTLRYDF, encoded by the coding sequence ATGCCGAGTGATGGAACGGACGCCCTGCGTCTGCAGGTGGCCAAACGCTCACGCTATGCCCTTGCTTCTTTGTTACTGAGTTGCCCGCTGGCGCTTCTGGCGGATGAGGCGGTGCGCCCATCGGCAACGCTGCCAAGGGCCGAGGTGGACGACACCCTGGCGACCGTGACGGTCAGTGCGCGCCGCCGGGAAGAAAACGCCCAGGATGTGCCTACGCCGATCACCGTGCTCGATGGCGCCACCCTGGAGCGGCAGCGGGTGTACAAGGTGCAGGACCTGCAGCAGGTCCTGCCCAGTGTCAACGTCGCCTATATCCATGCACGCCAGTCCAGCGTGGCGGTGCGCGGCATCGGCAACAACCCGGCCAGCGACGGCCTGGAGGGCAGCGCTGGCATCTACCTCGACAATATCTACCTGGGCCGCCCCGGCATGGCGGTGTTCGACCTGCTGGACGTCGAACAGCTCGAACTGCTGCGCGGTCCGCAGGGCACGTTGTTCGGCAAGAACACCACCGCCGGGGTACTCAACATCAGTACGCGCAAGCCTACCTTCACGCCGGAGCGCAGCCTGGATGTCAGCGGTGCGGAGTACGGCCACTTCCAGGCCAAGGGTTCGGTTTCCGGGCCGTTGACGGAGACCCTTGCCGGGCGCCTGTCGGCCTACCGCACGCGCGAGGATGGCTATATCGACAACCGCCATGACAGTCGCACCTTCATCGGCGGCGAGCGCGAGGGGGCGAGGGGGCAGTTGCTGTTCCAGCCGCACGAGGATTTCAGCCTGCGCTGGATCGCCGACTACAACCAGGAAAACTCCGGCAACGGCGTATGGGCGCTGTATGGCGTGTCCGAGCGCTTTCGCGAGCGCGCCGCACTGATCGGCGCCCAGTCGCAGTACGACATCGGCAAGCGCGAGGTGAACATCGACAGCGAGCAGTCGGTGAACGTCTGGCAGGGCGGCACCTCGCTGGAGGCCAACTGGACCCTGGGCAGCGGCCATACCCTGACCTCGGTGACCGGCTACCGCTACTGGCATTTCATCCCGCGCAACGACGCCGACCTGACCGAAGTCCCGGCCATCATCCACTCCGGCGTGGAGGTGCATGACCGCCAGTTCTCCCAGGAAATCCGCCTGGCTTCGCCCAGCGGTGGTGCCTTCGACTATGTCCTCGGTGCCTATGCCTTCCACCAGAACCTGGGCAACAAGACGGTGACCCAGTACGGCCCGGCCGCCGACCTGTTCGTGCTGGGCAGCCCCACTGGCATCTTCAACGATGTGCGCACCCAGACCAACGGCAAGATCGAGACCGACAGCCTGGCGCTGTTCGCCCAGGGCACCTGGCACCTCAGCGACCGCCTGGACCTGACCGCCGGTGTGCGCGGCACCTACGAGGAGAAACGTGCGCGCCTGCATCGCTTTGCACCGTTCGGCGGCGCCAGCCTGCCAGCCGGCCAGGAGGCGATCCGCCAGCGCCAGATGGGCGCGCTGGACACCGGCGAGTTCGGCCTGCACAACGCATCGCCGTCCGGCTTGCTCAGCCTGAGCTATCGCTTCGACGATGACCTGCTCGGCTATGCCAGCCTGGCCCATGGCGAGAAGTCCGGAGGGATCAACCTGAGCGCGCCGGTGGCGGGGCTGGGCAGTGACTCGCTGGTGGTCGGCCCGGAGCGTGCCAACGATGCCGAACTGGGCTTCAAGAGCACGTTGCTGGAGCGCCGCCTGCAACTCAACGCCAACCTGTTCTTGACCGGTATCCACGGCTACCAGGCCACCACCCTGGCCCAGGTGCCCGGCTCGCTGACGGCGGCCCAGGTATTGGCCAATGCCGGCAGCGTGCGCTCGCGTGGTGTGGAGTTCGAAGCCTCGTGGCTGCCGCTGCGCGGGCTGGTGCTGAACTTCAACGGCTCCTTCAACGACGTCACCTACCTGTCGTTCAAGGACGCGCCGTGCCCTAGCGAGATCAGCCTGCAACCCAACCCACCGGCCAGTTGCGACCTGAGCGGCGAACGGGTGGTCGGCGCGTCGAAATGGATCGGCAACTTCAACGGCCAGTATCAGTGGCAGCTCGACAACGGCCTGCAACCCTACCTGGGGCTGGGCTATTCGTACCGCTCCAAGGCGGTCGGCACCCTGGACAACTCCGAACTATCGCGGATCGACGGTTACGGCCTGCTCAACCTCTCCGCCGGTGTGCGCGCCGATATCGGCGAGGGGCAGGCGGATCTCTCGTTGTGGCTGAAGAACGCCACCGACGAGGACTACTACCTGACCAGCTTCGCCTGGACCAACGGCGCCTACACCGCCTCGGTGGGCGCACCACGCACCGCCGGGGTGACCCTGCGCTATGACTTCTGA
- a CDS encoding TauD/TfdA family dioxygenase: MSQSAVAASVQPAVLDIHPISGRIGAEIRGVRLSGQLDAATVEAIQQALLDHKVVFFRGQSHLDDQGQEAFAKLLGEPVAHPTVPVREGTRYLLELDGERRANSWHTDVTFVDAYPKASILRSVVAPAAGGDTVWANAATAYSDLPVELRELADNLWAIHSNEYDYAGHKPNVDPARLAEFRKVFAASVYETEHPVVRVHPVSGERSLLLGHFVKRFKGLSKSDSQALFDLLQGYVTRLENSVRWRWQVGDVAIWDNRATQHYAVDDYGDQPRVVRRVTLAGEVPVAIDGRRSQTLRHQ; encoded by the coding sequence ATGAGCCAATCCGCTGTCGCTGCTTCGGTCCAGCCCGCCGTGCTGGACATCCATCCCATCTCCGGTCGCATCGGTGCCGAAATCCGAGGCGTGCGCCTGTCCGGCCAGCTCGATGCCGCCACGGTCGAGGCCATCCAGCAGGCGCTGCTGGATCACAAGGTGGTGTTCTTCCGCGGGCAATCGCACCTCGACGACCAGGGCCAGGAGGCTTTCGCCAAACTGCTCGGCGAGCCGGTGGCGCACCCGACGGTGCCGGTGCGCGAGGGCACCCGCTACCTGCTGGAGCTGGACGGCGAACGCCGTGCCAATTCCTGGCACACCGACGTGACCTTCGTCGACGCCTATCCCAAGGCTTCGATCCTGCGCAGTGTGGTGGCGCCCGCTGCGGGTGGCGACACCGTATGGGCCAACGCCGCCACGGCCTACAGTGACCTGCCGGTGGAACTGCGCGAACTGGCCGACAACCTCTGGGCCATCCACAGCAACGAATACGACTACGCCGGCCACAAGCCCAATGTCGATCCCGCGCGCCTGGCCGAGTTTCGCAAGGTGTTCGCCGCCTCGGTGTATGAGACCGAGCATCCGGTGGTGCGGGTGCACCCGGTCAGCGGCGAGCGCAGCCTGCTCCTAGGGCATTTCGTCAAACGCTTCAAGGGGCTGTCGAAGAGCGACTCGCAGGCGCTCTTCGACCTGTTGCAGGGCTATGTCACCCGTCTGGAAAACAGCGTGCGCTGGCGCTGGCAGGTCGGCGACGTGGCGATCTGGGACAACCGTGCCACCCAGCACTACGCCGTGGACGACTACGGTGACCAGCCCCGCGTGGTCCGTCGCGTGACCCTGGCCGGTGAGGTGCCGGTCGCCATCGACGGTCGTCGCAGCCAGACACTGCGTCATCAATGA
- a CDS encoding TauD/TfdA family dioxygenase: MSQTARATAVADEFRITALDAPLGAEVHGLDLRQAPSPHQVLALRQGLRDHHVLLFRNQSLTDRQYQDFVTLFGPVFQPPTDVPVLSSGADGKAPVIVKVANAEDGELGNAPLAAHIDHQWTPAPSASSFLQALAVPSSGGETLFTNLALAYERLDAATRDEVDGLRLITYNPFVRIRQNGGYGGTFHAYRTPDIEPVQGSEHPLVRTHPESGRRLLFLSARTEVEIPGYDPERGAALIARLREHLARPELTYTHRWQVGDILWWDNQATLHARNGFPEEQTRRLQRISIGGGRPF, from the coding sequence ATGAGCCAGACCGCAAGGGCCACTGCCGTGGCCGATGAGTTCCGTATCACCGCCCTGGATGCGCCGCTGGGCGCCGAGGTGCATGGCCTGGACCTGCGCCAGGCACCGTCGCCCCATCAGGTGCTGGCGCTGCGCCAGGGGTTGCGCGACCACCATGTCCTGCTGTTTCGCAATCAGTCGCTGACGGACCGTCAGTACCAGGATTTCGTCACACTGTTCGGCCCGGTGTTCCAGCCGCCGACCGATGTGCCGGTGCTGTCGTCGGGGGCCGACGGCAAGGCGCCGGTGATCGTCAAGGTGGCCAATGCCGAGGATGGCGAACTGGGCAATGCACCGCTGGCGGCGCATATCGACCATCAATGGACGCCAGCGCCTTCGGCCAGCTCCTTTCTGCAAGCGCTGGCAGTGCCATCGAGTGGTGGGGAAACGCTGTTCACCAACCTGGCGCTGGCCTACGAGCGCCTCGACGCGGCGACCCGCGATGAAGTCGATGGGTTGCGTCTGATCACCTACAACCCCTTCGTGCGGATACGCCAGAACGGCGGTTATGGCGGCACCTTCCATGCCTATCGCACCCCGGATATCGAGCCGGTACAGGGCAGCGAGCACCCGCTGGTGCGCACTCATCCAGAGAGTGGACGGCGGCTGTTGTTCCTCAGTGCACGTACCGAGGTGGAAATCCCCGGCTACGATCCCGAACGGGGTGCGGCGCTGATCGCCCGCCTGCGCGAACACCTGGCGCGGCCGGAGCTGACCTATACGCACCGCTGGCAGGTGGGTGACATTCTCTGGTGGGACAACCAGGCGACGTTGCATGCACGCAACGGTTTCCCGGAGGAGCAGACGCGACGCTTGCAGCGCATCAGTATTGGTGGCGGGCGGCCGTTCTGA
- the rhlB gene encoding ATP-dependent RNA helicase RhlB, translating into MLKALKKIFGQDAAPQPAVAPQPEPAPAPTAQRQDKPAKPARTGEKPAGNAERTRRARPKKPETPARPAWKREDFQVEPAEGKTRFHDFALSDSLMHAIQDLGFPYCTPIQAQVLGYTLKGRDAIGRAQTGTGKTAAFLISTITQLQQTPPPAERYMGEPRALIIAPTRELVVQIAKDAEALTKYSGLSVMSFVGGMDFDKQLKSLESRFCDILVATPGRLLDFNQRGEVHLDMVEVMVLDEADRMLDMGFIPQVRQIIRQTPPKSERQTLLFSATFTDDVMNLAQQWTTDPAIVEIEPENVASDTVEQHVYAVASSDKYKLLYNLIAQNDWTRVMVFANRKDEVRRIEERLTRDGISAAQMSGDVPQHKRIKVLEGFREGKIRVLVATDVAGRGIHVDGISHVINFTLPEDPDDYVHRIGRTGRAGTSGTSISFAGEDDAFALPPIEELIGRKIHCEMPPTELLTAVPRRS; encoded by the coding sequence GTGCTCAAAGCACTCAAGAAGATTTTCGGCCAGGACGCGGCACCACAGCCCGCCGTAGCGCCACAGCCCGAGCCAGCCCCCGCGCCCACCGCACAACGCCAGGACAAGCCGGCCAAACCCGCCCGCACCGGCGAGAAACCTGCGGGCAATGCAGAACGTACCCGACGGGCACGCCCAAAGAAGCCTGAAACACCGGCACGCCCCGCCTGGAAGCGCGAAGACTTCCAGGTCGAACCCGCCGAAGGCAAGACACGCTTCCACGACTTCGCACTCTCCGACAGCCTGATGCATGCCATCCAGGACCTCGGCTTCCCCTATTGCACGCCGATCCAGGCACAAGTGCTGGGCTACACCCTGAAGGGCCGCGACGCCATCGGCCGCGCCCAGACCGGCACCGGCAAGACCGCCGCCTTCCTCATTTCCACCATCACCCAGTTGCAGCAGACGCCCCCTCCGGCGGAGCGCTACATGGGCGAGCCGCGCGCACTGATCATCGCGCCGACCCGCGAACTGGTGGTGCAGATCGCCAAGGATGCCGAGGCGCTGACCAAGTACAGCGGCCTGAGCGTGATGAGCTTCGTTGGCGGCATGGACTTCGACAAGCAACTCAAGAGCCTCGAATCACGCTTCTGCGACATCCTGGTGGCCACGCCGGGCCGCCTGCTGGACTTTAACCAGCGCGGCGAAGTGCACCTGGACATGGTCGAGGTGATGGTGCTGGACGAAGCCGATCGCATGCTCGACATGGGCTTCATCCCGCAAGTGCGGCAGATCATCCGCCAGACCCCACCGAAATCCGAACGCCAGACCCTGCTGTTCTCCGCCACCTTCACCGACGACGTGATGAACCTGGCTCAGCAGTGGACCACCGACCCGGCCATCGTCGAGATCGAACCGGAGAACGTCGCCAGCGACACGGTCGAGCAGCACGTCTATGCCGTCGCCTCCAGCGACAAATACAAGCTGCTGTACAACCTGATCGCCCAGAACGACTGGACCCGCGTGATGGTCTTCGCCAACCGCAAGGACGAGGTACGCCGCATCGAGGAGCGCCTGACCCGTGACGGCATCAGTGCCGCGCAGATGTCCGGCGACGTACCGCAGCACAAGCGCATCAAGGTGCTGGAAGGCTTCCGCGAAGGCAAGATCCGCGTGCTGGTGGCCACCGATGTCGCCGGACGTGGCATCCACGTCGACGGCATCAGCCATGTGATCAACTTCACCCTGCCGGAAGACCCGGACGACTACGTGCACCGCATCGGTCGTACCGGCCGTGCCGGCACCAGCGGTACCTCGATCAGCTTCGCCGGCGAGGACGACGCCTTCGCCCTGCCGCCAATCGAGGAACTGATCGGCCGCAAGATCCACTGCGAAATGCCGCCCACCGAGTTGCTCACCGCCGTACCACGCCGCTCCTGA
- a CDS encoding alpha/beta hydrolase, producing the protein MTEPLVIDPSHKADACVIWLHGLGADRYDFQPVASALQQRLDSTRFILPQAPTRAVTINGGWSMPSWYDIIALSPARAIDRDQMEASAQALIELAEAQRNSGIDPARIFFAGFSQGGAVALHTAFLRWQGPLGGVIALSTYAPTFPEALQLSADARQRPTLCLHGTRDDVVLTAMGRAAHDGLLAAGVDVQWRDYPMGHEVLPEEVLDIGDWLAERLQRD; encoded by the coding sequence ATGACCGAACCACTCGTTATCGACCCCAGCCACAAAGCCGATGCCTGTGTGATCTGGCTGCATGGCCTGGGTGCCGACCGCTACGACTTCCAGCCCGTCGCCAGCGCCCTGCAACAGCGCCTGGACTCGACCCGGTTCATCCTGCCGCAGGCGCCGACGCGCGCGGTCACCATCAATGGCGGCTGGAGCATGCCAAGCTGGTACGACATCATCGCCCTGTCTCCCGCCCGCGCCATCGACCGCGACCAGATGGAAGCCTCCGCCCAGGCCCTTATCGAACTCGCCGAGGCCCAGCGCAACAGCGGCATCGACCCTGCCCGCATCTTCTTCGCCGGTTTCTCCCAGGGCGGTGCCGTCGCCCTGCACACGGCCTTCCTGCGCTGGCAGGGACCGCTGGGCGGTGTCATCGCCCTCTCCACCTATGCGCCGACCTTTCCAGAGGCCCTGCAACTGTCAGCCGACGCTCGCCAACGCCCCACCCTCTGCCTGCACGGCACCCGCGACGACGTGGTGCTGACCGCCATGGGCCGCGCCGCGCACGACGGCCTGCTGGCCGCTGGCGTCGACGTGCAATGGCGTGACTACCCGATGGGGCACGAAGTGCTGCCCGAAGAGGTACTCGATATCGGCGACTGGCTTGCCGAACGCCTGCAACGCGACTGA
- a CDS encoding OmpA family protein — protein sequence MKKLSLTALAVSVALLAGCTNNPYTGEQQAGKAGVYGGIGAATGAVIGAATSSKKDRAKGALIGAAVAGAAAGGYGYYVDTQEAKLRQTLQGTGVQVQRNGDNLTLIMPGNITFASNSADISSSFYPTLNSLVLVFKEFNKNGVDIVGHTDSTGSAQLNQDLSTRRAQSVASYLAANGVAASRISSYGAASSQPIGNNASAEGRAQNRRVEINLRPL from the coding sequence ATGAAGAAGCTGAGCTTGACTGCCCTGGCTGTCAGTGTCGCGTTGCTCGCGGGCTGTACCAACAATCCCTATACCGGTGAACAGCAGGCTGGCAAGGCTGGGGTCTACGGCGGGATCGGCGCCGCCACGGGGGCAGTGATCGGCGCGGCGACTTCGAGCAAGAAGGACCGTGCCAAGGGCGCGCTGATCGGTGCCGCTGTCGCCGGGGCGGCCGCGGGTGGCTACGGCTACTACGTCGACACCCAGGAAGCCAAGCTGCGCCAGACGTTGCAGGGCACTGGTGTACAGGTGCAGCGCAATGGCGACAACCTGACGCTGATCATGCCGGGCAATATCACCTTCGCCAGTAACTCGGCGGATATTTCCAGCAGCTTCTACCCGACCCTGAACTCCCTGGTGCTGGTGTTCAAGGAGTTCAACAAGAACGGCGTGGACATCGTCGGCCATACCGACAGCACGGGCTCCGCGCAGTTGAACCAGGACCTGTCCACCCGTCGCGCCCAGAGCGTGGCGTCCTACCTGGCCGCCAACGGCGTAGCGGCCAGCCGCATTTCGTCCTACGGTGCCGCCTCCAGCCAGCCGATCGGCAACAATGCTTCGGCGGAAGGGCGTGCGCAGAACCGCCGTGTGGAAATCAACCTGCGTCCGCTGTAA